In Streptomyces sp. NBC_00483, a single window of DNA contains:
- a CDS encoding LutB/LldF family L-lactate oxidation iron-sulfur protein, producing the protein MSGTFVGMPAFPKAAHDAVRNTTLRANLKHATHTIRDKRERAVSELDDWARLRQAGKEIKDHTLHHLEHYLVQLEESVTAAGGTVHWARDADEANRIVAGLVKETGESEVVKVKSMATQEIGLNEHLETEGIHAYETDLAELIVQLGNDRPSHILVPAIHRNRGEIRDIFRKEMGSWGRPAPEGLTDTPAELAEAARLHLREKFLRAKVGISGANFMVAETGTLVVVESEGNGRMCLTLPETLISVVGIEKIVPTWQDLEVFLQTLPRSSTAERMNPYTSTWTGTTDSDGPQNFHLVLIDNGRTDTLADEVGRQALRCIRCSACLNVCPVYERAGGHAYGSVYPGPIGAILSPQLRGTGSEIDASLPYASSLCGACYEVCPVAIDIPEVLVHLRERVVAGGPATRNGNKVMLRPAKGHAAERAAMRAATWAFTHPAALATGQRLASRTRRFHPRTAPGPGKAWTATRDLPKVPAEPFRDWWKRTNGGKETNK; encoded by the coding sequence ATGAGCGGCACTTTCGTCGGGATGCCGGCCTTCCCGAAGGCCGCGCACGACGCCGTACGCAACACCACCCTGCGCGCCAACCTGAAGCACGCCACGCACACCATCCGTGACAAGCGCGAGCGCGCGGTCTCCGAACTCGACGACTGGGCACGCCTTCGCCAGGCGGGCAAGGAGATCAAGGACCACACGCTGCACCACCTGGAGCACTATCTGGTGCAGCTGGAGGAGTCGGTCACGGCGGCGGGCGGCACCGTGCACTGGGCGCGCGACGCCGACGAGGCCAACCGGATCGTGGCCGGGCTCGTCAAGGAGACCGGCGAGTCGGAGGTCGTCAAGGTCAAGTCGATGGCCACCCAGGAGATCGGCCTCAACGAACACCTCGAGACCGAGGGCATCCACGCCTACGAGACCGACCTCGCCGAGCTCATCGTCCAGCTCGGCAACGACCGGCCCTCGCACATCCTGGTCCCCGCCATCCACCGCAACCGCGGCGAGATCCGCGACATCTTCCGCAAGGAGATGGGCAGTTGGGGCCGCCCGGCCCCGGAAGGACTCACCGACACCCCCGCCGAACTCGCCGAGGCGGCCCGCCTGCACCTGCGCGAGAAGTTCCTGCGCGCCAAGGTCGGCATCTCGGGGGCCAACTTCATGGTCGCCGAGACCGGCACCCTCGTCGTGGTCGAGTCCGAGGGCAACGGCCGCATGTGCCTGACCCTGCCCGAGACACTCATCTCGGTCGTCGGCATTGAAAAAATTGTGCCGACGTGGCAGGACCTGGAGGTCTTTCTCCAGACACTGCCGCGTTCCTCGACCGCCGAGCGCATGAACCCGTACACCTCCACCTGGACGGGCACCACCGACTCCGACGGCCCCCAGAACTTCCACCTGGTCCTCATCGACAACGGCCGCACCGACACCCTCGCCGACGAGGTCGGCCGCCAGGCCCTGCGCTGCATCCGCTGCTCCGCCTGCCTCAACGTCTGCCCCGTCTACGAGCGGGCCGGCGGCCACGCCTACGGCTCGGTCTATCCCGGCCCCATCGGCGCCATCCTCAGCCCCCAACTCCGGGGCACCGGCAGTGAGATCGACGCCTCGCTCCCCTACGCGTCGTCCCTGTGCGGCGCCTGCTACGAGGTGTGCCCGGTCGCCATCGACATCCCCGAGGTCCTCGTCCACCTGCGCGAGCGGGTCGTGGCCGGCGGCCCCGCCACCCGCAACGGCAACAAGGTCATGCTCCGCCCGGCCAAGGGCCACGCCGCCGAACGCGCCGCGATGCGCGCCGCCACCTGGGCCTTCACCCACCCGGCGGCACTCGCCACCGGCCAGCGCCTCGCCTCGCGCACCCGCCGCTTCCACCCGCGTACGGCGCCCGGCCCCGGCAAGGCCTGGACGGCGACCCGCGACCTGCCCAAGGTGCCCGCGGAACCCTTCCGCGACTGGTGGAAGCGGACGAACGGCGGCAAGGAGACGAACAAGTGA
- a CDS encoding (Fe-S)-binding protein: MRVALFLTCVNDTLYPDTGRAVVKLLNRLGVEVDFPAAQTCCGQPHYNTGYRREAEPLATHYADTFGPGLASGDYDAIITPSGSCAAMVRELYPRMGERARSEGRGGRLATTLAPVIPKTYELTEFLVDVLKVTDVGAYYPHKVTYHPTCHGLRSLGLGDRPTQLLSEVKGLELAELPGAAECCGFGGTFAVKNADVSSAMGTDKVRNAESTGADVLCAADNSCLMHIGGTMSRLKVGMRPVHIAEILASTEEEPLA; the protein is encoded by the coding sequence ATGCGTGTCGCGCTCTTCCTGACCTGTGTCAACGACACGCTCTACCCGGATACGGGCCGCGCCGTCGTCAAGCTCCTCAACCGGCTCGGTGTGGAGGTCGACTTCCCCGCCGCGCAAACCTGCTGCGGCCAGCCGCACTACAACACCGGTTACCGCCGCGAGGCCGAGCCGCTGGCCACCCACTACGCCGACACCTTCGGCCCCGGTCTCGCCTCGGGTGATTACGACGCAATCATCACGCCGTCCGGATCGTGCGCGGCGATGGTGCGCGAGCTGTACCCGCGGATGGGCGAACGGGCCCGCTCGGAGGGCCGCGGCGGCCGCCTCGCGACCACGCTCGCGCCGGTGATCCCGAAGACGTACGAGCTGACCGAGTTCCTGGTCGACGTGCTGAAGGTGACCGACGTCGGCGCGTACTACCCGCACAAGGTGACGTACCACCCCACCTGTCATGGCCTGCGCTCCCTCGGTCTCGGCGATCGGCCCACTCAACTGCTCAGCGAGGTCAAGGGACTTGAGCTCGCCGAGCTGCCGGGCGCGGCCGAGTGCTGCGGCTTCGGCGGCACCTTCGCGGTGAAGAACGCGGACGTGTCCTCGGCGATGGGCACGGACAAGGTCCGCAACGCCGAGTCGACGGGCGCGGACGTGCTGTGCGCCGCCGACAATTCCTGCCTGATGCACATCGGCGGCACGATGTCCCGCCTCAAGGTCGGCATGCGCCCCGTCCACATCGCCGAGATCCTGGCCAGCACCGAAGAGGAGCCCCTGGCATGA